A genome region from Microplitis demolitor isolate Queensland-Clemson2020A chromosome 1, iyMicDemo2.1a, whole genome shotgun sequence includes the following:
- the LOC103577324 gene encoding dmX-like protein 2 isoform X5, whose product MNRHQILSGACNAGDRCYAVGSVEGISFTAYAAGCNIVILASNFERVQIIPGAIHNYIRISCLDCSTDTGKIAAAYENQICIFEPTPLIHSTCSHQLEYRWVQTGTLLTDSNITSLSWNLEGTRLLTGGELLQLWHQNIQPFQEEQTDGVTFSIGGEAESPGPGDSAAANDPGSWSCVWKCRTATPVHLMSFSPDGTLFATTGRDDKLVKIWFENKNLFPMRSMDQLSYCQSLLHDSYSFVYIAHPRAVTHLSWRKTSKYMPKGSVSNMLVTSCRDNICRVWAETIPPEIEGLANMSQFEGSDRHGHHGKHRHHSMHKHRFMQRLKHMKTCFHIRRHAKQQQHQAGHSAPTLPTLPSTYSVHDFHNNYQGFGHYPGMHFHLAASINAETDIPLVPSLITGDPDREPNFILHWLNNKEMYFTMQAEGILQELTRKVVEKEEGLRNHEADHAEHDSEDEHTPSNILSCYGLAHSLEKGPKHQSNKSGVGGRTTSQDEHSSDEHHTAHTGSSHHSLPYSGHSHQSLSNTTSINSIATDATSTINHTPDSLDTKIETLLRDWHHNPDLLFSIHPIDGSFLIWHIEWLDEYHPGSFRQAQISFSTRIPNAFPLGDASTMSHNVSMYSHNTGGPLLSIREVAKSVSKPADHPEVATPLPSLIEQDEDQSTLTSKAGQELLQNVQTFVTSKDNANAGEDATAEAAKQGQDAVNDMLRHPSPMVSMVSKHSNGTLNLWQLTFGDKTKFSQVLSIGHACRASGHRFRVNDITCHPVLPLLVTTSHHNIPEFNPPNPDDAESETIGNHNNQSHSNDLLSATGFCSELILWRVDPVGPLSKSGGVSELARINSLEISAFSNVAWIPTLLPSTTLGNLSNSASACFVASDGQCLRVYQAVIDARTLLAEVSISERKSRMMDSMASLSTDISSDDGVRHSIHDRIKIVSQQSTARPGCIIQLDAISDATHDWQNTQFLHVFQEQLITGERNDEKQPGVDTSANDLGLMESTLDAMVDLQQSAIFEEPFYIVVLERTTKGSTVHMWRLVIASQPETNGLTGSMMYVPDSHLVQDEDEEGTPGRHSEGRRSRRQSQTTGGRSRRSSQADYDSSFAHHHHHHHNSHVLITTTKVCTQELPLPDGVEVVHASPAAGHLSSSSIYPACFAPYIIVTACNDSTVRFWKCKVTKNQDDQLSYEWCEWEMFRKDQESAIDISGTPLNVSAAYSGRIACAYKYGKSFTRPTKADPDSRYVNLCVAIYECESTGGSEWILEDTIHLKNIHLPRIQVDQHLDLSYLYDSRFLQKKQRLNQVLQTLSHEDIRSPRNGDSEAKTTAGLLAVPSFSTLQSLRKSIIENGNTCPLTQKHLVQLDWVSKEDGSHILTVGVGSKIMLFTPVCSDLAQANMKAMKESKNNNRPILRKTSSLAQPQFVDEIRWMKLRKIRLTTADGLPPLPMQISWVRDGILVVGMDSEMHVYSQWKPNPKNECLHSTLQHQESDEFQASRNLRDEDLRTLAQETSQRRLANVSSIPHLSRVSSINLTMLDIKRKRGLQSDTVTFDYMPDYGLFEASRIACPVLPQYHPKQLMELLHCGKIRWVKAILAHLVKCIATTCGAKQDDENYSKQRSGWTRTRTMSVNYTGTSSPLEQRGSTTQIPEEFLLDYAEIVFITPLPLWRLLKADKESSATQTQDEDKQDYNELFDGHIDEEESLDAMLEESYDSSRQMDRRSSIPEKQSGAHFGPREGRQLSQMLTHSHLPGLSSLDQMHLLALADTVSTCDVDFAERFAIDAAKTAIAKENLTGIPDSESVSTNSLDDCGLRFLLAMKHYNYLIRCLPLSQRAQFQKQGVSTNNLVWAFHSETEEELLGLIPSYAKGQPKWSVLKELGVGWWIRSNAVLKTCIEKIAKAAFQQNQDPLDAAIYYLAMKKKNLVWGLFRNKRDERMTSFFANNFTEDRWRKAALKNAYALLGRQRFDHAAAFFLLAGSLRDAIEVCLNKLNDIQLAMVISRLYEDDITSTEFKRLLYEEILGCEEKKTVTDLNRVHPDPFLRSMALWMLKDYSGSLNTLLLTNVGTLHSQYNDESEKPEGATANPNVFNFYVYLRTHPLLIRQYIASTAQDKKKATSVVLSGFSYGTDSNKSQPDKQLTLEDSITPLERQLYFTTAHAHFKAGCPALALEVLSKLPNKVMETNGEDTPSLLNSPNKSRAQNSLIDTGMMSWDAPTQVDKPAESSSAMDWGSSAVDWSQPIIKEPDELELKWDDDEPAEDAESPPLSMDVEKKTEDSKQQSKRADSPKPVGQLDIMAQQLKFVACLKILMEELSTLATGFEVDGGQLRYQLYIWLEREVDALRQLCNYSVNTDGDVSNINEYDGIMGEDVGPYKPGEQLTLHEILLSEKLDFEAKVQRAARRKKWLKANETLLRTMLSYCSLHGASGGGLASVRMELVLLLQELQQEKTQQQLLSPLPFPTTLPLLSASVACNKTVVADPVRHLQSLAYDMLQTLVELRSPPTLSNNGCYYEIFTLRDLTVALSSCIYQSLCDSDTTKNQQPEIFPAIAEVESFSGGHLVASNKITRRYSLDETVTITTPPSKWPGVTNLRALLAREKDEDTPKLNILLCESFVSTYMSLFVYALASCDSHLLFRLVGHHFDNNTWSCLFGGGVKKLVRIASTNRNDSASVVVERTDSISGDIQAAAGGVWNTMTSLTKQRVKLNMKLLGQFTGQTPNIKEDKPTYREQFVSPQMSMVSYFLMKPRIESEYADEIDYDSSDSAVSDLGSSEEEEDVFDTNAKPKSKPKDNTEHLNSNGYSWCVMRLAIVKILKQQLQDFLNVAGIELQELPVSSPLIHAVLGVVAQWEDSLREELDAKGPPPANYILGCTPDPNPSPSKPAIHKYRALLEKENTPFNTRLASAAPVNRLWCYLVRQEAVQDIFIRAVFGKHRSLSAMMENAQSAVDSATRNGSEDKGSDSGTTSLPEPVRIIHKEQDSISAFCLNQVNPGLMALATPREVQEMDISLLLELPSWLEDECEFDIINLNKSVEPEPVQPTSFLVIQTAADRPLLAQNPLPNTPQPQSGIASQSGRGASVILKHKIDGIRRVSAHPLLPLYLTGSQDGSVSLWEWGHQTAVSTPRPAGTFAKVTRVHFSQHGNKFGVADSDGHLSLFQVACREGTARPFFNYQCHSKVTADFVFLGACSLVATAGHGSEGRNVALWDTLLPQNKSLVQGFTCHDQGASSVILAPQHQLLISGGKKGDINIFDVRQRQQRHRFQAHESAIKCLALDPHEEFFVSGAGDGDIKVWALTVHSLLYSFPGEHPRSSFFKNIGQGVTQLHVDSAGRLFSCGADGSMKVRQLPERDCVVHSIY is encoded by the exons atgaatcgCCATCAGATATTGAGTGGAGCCTGCAATGCAGGCGACCGCTGTTATGCTGTCGGCTCTGTTGAAGGAATATCATTTACT GCATATGCGGCAGGCTGTAATATTGTCATACTTGCtagtaattttgaaagagTTCAAATAATACCAGGAgctattcataattatatcaGAATAAGTTGTCTTGATTGTAGTACAGACACTGGAAAAATAGCAGCTGCttatgaaaatcaaatttgtatatttgAACCGACTCCACTTATTCATAGCACTTGCTCACat caACTGGAGTACAGATGGGTTCAAACAGGAACTTTATTAACGGATTCAAACATCACATCGTTGTCATGGAATTTAGAAGGCACTCGATTACTAACTGGTGGGGAGCTTCTGCAGTTGTGGCATCAAAATATTCAACCATTTCAAGAAGAAcaga ccGACGGAGTTACATTTTCCATTGGCGGGGAAGCAGAAAGTCCTGGTCCAGGTGATTCAGCGGCTGCTAATGATCCAGGTTCATGGAGTTGTGTTTGGAAATGCCGAACAGCAACGCCGGTTCATCTGATGAGCTTCAGTCCTGATGGTACTTTGTTCGCTACCACTGGACGTGATgataaattagttaaaatatggtttgaaaataaaaatc tttTTCCAATGCGAAGTATGGATCAATTGAGTTACTGTCAGTCGTTGTTACATGACAGCTATAGCTTTGTTTACATAGCTCATCCACGCGCGGTGACACACTTATCGTGGCGGAAGACTAGTAAATATATGCCGAA ggGCTCTGTATCAAATATGCTGGTAACATCATGCCGCGACAACATATGTCGCGTGTGGGCTGAAACAATACCACCCGAGATCGAAGGGCTGGCTAATATGAGCCAATTTGAAGGCTCCGATAGACATGGACACCATGGTAAACATCGTCATCACAGTATGCACAAGCATCGGTTTATGCAACGCCTTAAACACAtgaa gACATGTTTCCATATAAGACGTCATGCTAAACAGCAGCAGCATCAAGCTGGTCATTCCGCGCCAACTCTACCTACCTTACCTTCGACCTACTCCGTTCATGATTtccataataattatcaaggtTTTGGTCACTATCCCGGAATGCACTTTCATTTAGCTGCCAGCATCAACGCTGAAACTG aTATACCACTGGTACCAAGTCTCATTACCGGAGATCCTgacagagaaccaaattttatattacactggttaaataataaagaaatgtACTTTACTATGCAAGCGGAAGGTATTCTTcag GAGCTTACGCGAAAAGTAgtagaaaaagaagaaggCCTACGTAATCATGAAGCAGATCATGCTGAGCATGATTCCGAGGACGAACATACACCAA GCAACATCTTATCGTGTTACGGTTTGGCGCATTCTTTAGAGAAAGGACCGAAGCACCAGTCAAATAAGTCAGGAGTCGGCGGCAGGACGACAAGTCAAGATGAGCACAGCAGTGATGAGCATCACACAGCACATACTGGATCTTCACATCACAGTTTGCCATACAGTGGACACTCTCACCAAAGTCtgag caATACTACCTCGATAAATTCCATAGCTACAGATGCAACATCAACGATAAATCATACACCGGACTCACTGGACACTAAAATAGAAACTTTGCTACGTGACTGGCATCACAATCCTGATCTTTTGTTCTCAATCCATCCGATTGACGGTAGTTTTTTGATATGGCACATCGAGTGGCTTGACGAATATCACCCAGGCTCATTCAGACAAGCTCAGATATCATTTTCTACGCGCATACCCAACGCATTTCCTCTAGGTGATGCCTCGACAATGAGCCACAACGTGTCTATGTATTCACACAACACAGGTGGGCCCCTTCTGAGCATACGAGAAGTGGCCAAGTCGGTTTCAAAACCAGCTGATCATCCTGAAGTTGCTACTCCACTACCTAGTCTTATTGAACAGGATGAAGATCAGTCGACGTTAACTTCAAAAGCTGGACAAGAATTGTTGCAAAATGTCCAAACGTTTGTTACTTCTAAAGACAATGCGAATGCTGGAGAAGATGCTACTGCGGAAGCTGCTAAACAGGGTCAAGATGCCGTTAATGATATGCTAAGACACCCGAGTCCGATGGTATCAATGGTTTCGAAACACTCTAATGGAACTTTGAATCTTTGGCAACTGACGTTTGGTGACAAGACTAAATTTTCCCAAGTATTGAGTATCGGACATGCTTGTCGGGCTTCAGGTCATCGGTTTCGTGTCAATGACATCACTTGTCATCCAGTTTTACCTCTATTGGTAACAACATCTCATCACAATATTCCCGAATTTAATCCCCCGAATCCGGACGATGCAGAAAGTGAGACCATTGgaaatcataataatcaatCTCACAGcaatgatttattatcagCAACTGGTTTTTGCAGTGAATTAATTCTCTGGCGCGTTGATCCAGTCGGTCCATTGTCTAAAAGCGGCGGAGTATCTGAATTAGCGCGTATTAATTCGCTTGAAATTTCAGCATTCAGCAACGTCGCGTGGATTCCCACACTATTACCCAGTACAACTCTAGGAAATCTTTCAAATTCCGCGAGTGCCTGCTTCGTCGCCAGTGACGGTCAATGTTTACGGGTTTACCAGGCAGTTATTGATGCACGGACACTGCTAGCCGAGGTGTCAATCAGCGAGAGAAAAAGCCGGATGATGGATTCCATGGCAAGTTTGTCAACAGACATATCATCAGATGACGGAGTCCGACATTCTATTCacgacagaataaaaatagtttcgCAGCAATCAACTGCACGGCCAGGTTGTATAATTCAACTTGACGCCATCTCCGACGCAACGCATGACTGGCAAAATACGCAATTTCTTCATGTGTTTCAAGAGCAACTCATCACCGGTGAACGTAACGACGAGAAACAACCGGGAGTTGACACATCAGCCAATGACTTAGGACTAATGGAGTCGACTCTCGATGCGATGGTCGATCTCCAGCAGTCAGCAATCTTCGAGGAACCTTTTTACATCGTCGTACTTGAGAGAACGACCAAAGGATCTACTGTGCACATGTGGCGACTAGTCATTGCTTCCCAGCCGGAAACAAATGGACTCACTGGCTCGATGATGTACGTGCCAGATTCCCACTTAGTCCAAGATGAAGACGAAGAAGGCACTCCGGGTCGTCACTCTGAAGGCAGACGATCTCGCAGACAAAGTCAGACAACTGGTGGCAGAAGTAGAAGATCAAGTCAAGCTGACTATGATTCTTCTTTcgctcatcatcatcaccatcatcacaACAGCCATGTCCTcataacaacaacaaaagtTTGTACTCAAGAATTGCCACTTCCTGATGGGGTTGAAGTCGTTCACGCATCGCCAGCCGCCGGACATCTCAGCAGTTCATCAATTTATCCAGCTTGTTTTGCCCCTTATATTATCGTCACCGCGTGTAATGACAGCACTGTACGTTTTTGGAAGTGCAAAGTAACGAAAAATCAAGATGATCAACTGTCATACGAGTGGTGCGAATGGGAAATGTTTAGAAAAGATCAAGAATCAGCAATTGACATCTCAGGAACGCCATTAAATGTCAGTGCTGCTTATAGCGGGCGTATTGCCTGTGCTTATAAATACGGAAAATCATTTACACGTCCAACAAAAGCTGATCCAGACTCACGTTATGTTAATTTATGTGTTGCTATTTATGAATGTGAGAGTACTGGTGGCAGTGAGTGGATACTAGAGGATACCATTcatcttaaaaatattcatttaccTCGTATTCAAGTTGATCAGCATTTAGATTTGAGTTATTTATATGACAGTAGATTTTTACAAAAGAAACAACGTTTAAATCAAGTCTTACAAACACTCAGTCATGAAGATATAAGATCACCGAGAAATGGTGACAGTGAAGCTAAAACTACTGCTGGATTATTGGCAGTGCCGTCATTTAGTACACTGCAGTCATTACgtaaatcaattattgaaaatgGTAATACTTGTCCATTAACTCAGAAACATTTAGTTCAACTTGACTGGGTATCCAAAGAAGACGGTTCTCATATTTTGACAGTAGGCGTTGGTTctaaaataatgttatttacACCAGTGTGCTCGGATCTCGCTCAAGCAAATATGAAAGCTATGAAagaatcgaaaaataataatcgtccAATATTAAGAAAAACTTCATCACTTGCGCAGCCTCAATTCGTTGATGAAATTCGCTGGATGAAGCTGAGGAAAATTCGGCTAACAACTGCCGATGGATTACCACCACTGCCGATGCAAATATCTTGGGTACGTGATGGTATTTTAGTCGTAGGAATGGACTCCGAAATGCATGTTTACTCGCAGTGGAAACCGAACCCGAAAAATGAGTGTCTTCACTCGACTCTGCAGCACCAAGAGTCTGATGAATTTCAGGCATCGCGAAATTTACGTGACGAAGACTTGAGAACTTTAGCACAAGAGACATCACAAAGAAGACTGGCCAATGTATCATCAATACCTCATTTGTCTCGTGTGAGTAGTATTAATTTAACGATGCTAGATATTAAACGTAAGCGCGGACTACAAAGCGACACTGTGACATTTGATTACATGCCGGATTACGGATTATTTGAAGCTTCGCGTATCGCTTGTCCAGTTTTACCTCAGTACCACCCGAAGCAACTTATGGAACTTTTACACTGTGGAAAAATACGTTGGGTAAAAGCCATACTCGCGCATCTGGTGAAGTGTATCGCAACTACCTGCGGTGCTAAACAAGACGATGAAAATTACTCTAAGCAACGGAGCGGGTGGACACGGACACGTACTATGTCTGTTAATTACACGGGAACAAGTTCACCTCTCGAGCAGCGGGGGTCGACAACTCAAATTCCTGAAGAGTTTTTGCTCGATTACGCGGAGATTGTTTTCATAACACCGCTGCCACTTTGGCGTTTGCTGAAAGCTGACAAAGAGTCATCTGCTACGCAGACGCAAGATGAAGATAAGCAGGACTACAATGAACTTTTTGATGGTCACATTGATGAAGAAGAATCTTTGGATGCCATGTTAGAGGAGAGCTATGACAGTTCGCGGCAAATGGATCGCAGATCATCAATTCCTGAGAAACAAAGTGGTGCTCACTTCGGACCACGTGAAGGCCGTCAGTTGTCCCAAATGCTGACGCACTCTCATCTCCCAGGACTGTCTAGTTTGGATCAGATGCATTTACTTGCTCTCGCTGACACTGTATCAACTTGTGACGTCGATTTCGCCGAACGGTTTGCTATCGATGCGGCAAAGACTGCGATAGCCAAAGAAAATCTCACTGGTATTCCAGACAGCGAAAGTGTTTCAACAAATTCCCTTGATGATTGTGGTCTGAGATTTCTTCTCGCAATGAAACACTACAATTATCTTATCCGTTGCCTTCCGCTGTCGCAACGCGCACAATTTCAAAAACAAGGAGTATCAACAAACAATTTAGTGTGGGCATTTCACTCAGAAACAGAAGAAGAATTACTTGGATTGATTCCTTCGTACGCTAAAGGTCAACCCAAGTGGTCAGTTCTCAAAGAACTTGGTGTCGGTTGGTGGATTCGTAGTAATGCTGTTCTCAAAACATGCATTGAAAAAATAGCAAAAGCTGCATTCCAACAAAATCAAGATCCACTTGACGCTGCAATATATTACTTAgcaatgaaaaagaaaaatttagtatGGGGTTTATTTCGTAATAAACGTGATGAACGCATGACTTCTTTCTTTGCTAATAATTTTACAGAAGATCGTTGGCGAAAAGCGGCGTTGAAAAATGCATATGCGCTGTTGGGTAGACAGAGATTCGATCACGCAGCGGCATTCTTTTTACTTGCTGGCTCTCTACGTGATGCAATTGAAGtttgtttgaataaattgaaTGACATTCAGCTTGCGATGGTAATATCGAGACTCTACGAAGACGATATAACTTCGACGGAATTCAAACGTTTGTTGTATGAAGAAATTTTAGGCTGCGAAGAGAAAAAAACAGTCACGGATTTAAATCGTGTGCACCCGGATCCGTTTTTAAGAAGCATGGCGCTCTGGATGTTGAAAGATTACTCGGGATCATTGAATACTCTGCTGCTAACTAATGTAGGGACACTGCACTCACAGTACAATGATGAGTCTGAAAAACCTGAGGGTGCTACTGCTAATCCTaatgtatttaatttctaCGTTTATCTTCGTACACATCCGCTGTTAATTAGACAGTACATTGCATCAACTGCGCAAGACAAAAAGAAAGCAACATCAGTGGTGTTGTCAGGATTTAGCTATGGAActgattcaaataaaagtcAGCCAGACAAACAGCTTACTCTGGAAGACAGTATAACACCTCTGGAAAGACAGTTATACTTTACAACAGCTCATGCTCATTTCAAAGCCGGATGTCCTGCGCTGGCACTTGAGGTCTTGTCGAAATTGCCCAACAAAGTTATGGAAACCAATGGTGAAGACACTCCAAGTCTCTTGAACAGTCCGAATAAATCTCGAGCACAAAACTCGTTGATAGACACAGGTATGATGAGCTGGGATGCTCCAACACAAGTTGATAAACCAGCGGAATCAAGTTCTGCGATGGATTGGGGCAGCTCAGCAGTTGACTGGTCTCAACCAATTATCAAAGAACCTGATGAACTTGAACTCAAGTGGGACGATGATGAACCTGCTGAAGACGCTGAAAGTCCGCCTTTGAGTATGGATGTAGAGAAGAAGACTGAGGATTCGAAGCAGCAGAGTAAAagag cagACTCTCCAAAACCAGTAGGACAATTGGATATAATGGCACAGCAACTGAAATTCGTAgcatgtttaaaaattttgatggaaGAACTTTCGACTCTTGCTACGGGATTCGAAGTCGATGGCGGACAATTGCGGTATCAGTTGTATATTTGGCTAGAACGAGAAGTTGATGCTCTCAGACAGCTTTGTAATTACAGTGTAAATACTGATGGAGATGTGTCcaatattaatgaat ACGATGGTATTATGGGTGAAGATGTTGGACCTTACAAACCCGGCGAACAATTAACGTTGCACGAAATCTTACTGTCTGAAAAATTAGACTTTGAGGCTAAAGTTCAAAGAGCAGCAAGACGAAAAAAATGGTTAAAAGCTAATGAAACACTATTAAGAACGATGTTGTCTTACTGTTCATTACACGGTGCATCTGGAGGTGGATTAGCATCAGTAAGAATGGAATTAGTTTTACTACTTCAAGAACTACAGCAAGAAAAAACCCAACAGCAATTACTAAGTCCTTTACCTTTCCCAACAACTTTGCCGCTTCTGAGTGCAAGTGTCGCTTGTAATAAGACAGTCGTTGCAGATCCAGTAAGACATTTGCAGTCTCTTGCATACGACATGCTTCAAACACTCGTAGAATTACGCAGCCCACCAACTTTAAGTAACAACGGCTGttactatgaaatttttactttgcGTGATTTAACCGTAGCCTTGAGTTCTTGTATCTATCAATCTCTTTGTGATTCCGACACAACCAAAAATCAACAACCAGAAATATTTCCCGCCATTGCCGAAGTCGAATCATTCTCCGGTGGTCATTTAGTTGCGTCAAACAAAATCACGCGTCGTTATTCATTAGATGAAACTGTAACAATAACAACTCCACCGTCCAAGTGGCCTGGAGTAACGAATCTTCGTGCTCTGTTGGCCCGCGAGAAAGACGAAGACACACCAAAGCTAAACATACTTTTATGCGAATCCTTTGTCTCCACATATATGAGTCTATTTGTCTATGCGTTAGCAAGCTGTGACAGTCATTTACTATTCCGTCTTGTGGGTCATCACTTTGACAATAACACGTGGTCATGCTTATTTGGCGgtggtgttaaaaaattagtgcGTATTGCAAGTACTAATCGCAATGACAGTGCATCAGTTGTTGTTGAACGTACTGACAGTATTTCCGGTGATATCCAAGCTGCTGCTGGTGGTGTTTGGAATACAATGACGTCATTGACTAAACAACGTGTGAAAttgaatatgaaattattgGGACAATTCACTGGACAAACGCCGAATATCAAAGAAGACAAACCGACATACCGCGAACAATTTGTATCACCGCAAATGAGTATggtgtcatattttttaatgaagcCAAGAATTGAAAGCGAATATGCTGATGAAATAGACTATGACTCATCGGACTCGGCGGTATCGGATCTTGGGTCAtcggaagaagaagaagatgtGTTTGATACGAATGCTAAACCAAAGAGTAAACCAAAGGACAATACTGagcatttaaattcaaatggtTACAGCTGGTGTGTTATGAGATTGGCTATAGTTAAAATACTTAAGCAACAGCtccaagattttttaaatgttgcgGGTATTGAATTACAAGAATTACCGGTAAGCAGTCCACTGATACACGCGGTATTGGGTGTTGTTGCACAGTGGGAAGATTCACTTAGAGAAGAATTAGATGCCAAGGGACCACCGCCGGCAAATTACATTCTTGGATGTACACCTGACCCCAATCCGTCACCTAGCAAACCCGCTATTCACAAATACCGCGCACTGTTGGAAAAAGAAAACACACCTTTTAATACACGCCTTGCGAGCGCTGCTCCGGTTAATCGGTTGTGGTGTTATCTTGTAAGACAAGAGGCCgttcaagatatttttattcgtgCGGTATTTGGTAAGCATCGTTCACTGTCAGCGATGATGGAAAATGCACAGTCTGCTGTTGATAGTGCAACACGTAATGGCAGTGAAGATAAAGGAAGTGATAGTGGTACGACAAGTCTTCCTGAGCCTGTTAGAATTATTCATAAAGAACAAGATAGTATCAGTGCCTTTTGCCTCAATcag gttAATCCTGGATTAATGGCTTTAGCTACGCCACGAGAAGTACAAGAAATGGATATATCCTTATTATTAGAACTTCCATCGTGGCTTGAAGATGAATgcgaatttgatattattaatttaaataaatctgttGAACCAGAACCTGTTCAGCCAACTAGTTTCTTAGTcatacaa